The following coding sequences lie in one Arachis ipaensis cultivar K30076 chromosome B03, Araip1.1, whole genome shotgun sequence genomic window:
- the LOC107632396 gene encoding ABC transporter B family member 19-like, with protein MTDASFESETEYYTPNHHKRYYPTPVSHHNVFGSESFTMSTSQTQRKAASSRRVRPNRIPTTPFASDDDHSWQGEVSWKFEARGWQEYSARMGSVLNLWPVDSPFEHSRVFRQSANDYFLSQTSRFKGHSGSTYHNEHSVYGRVELQSYVAGDSDLSESRGFSKTKVIKERDSIIRNKTSPLAKEDELSWIDYSISDKEIGGYHAEFSYTKHDHRGKHGDSYRLPSAVDKFGTPSYGVDKVTGYEYDEEGEEELDEEDAGPPKTIGLFRLFRYATKWDWVLVLVGCLGAFIDGGSLPFYSYLFGELVNKISQNGNNKQMMEDVEKICIYMTGLAAVVSVGAYLQIACWRLVGERSAQRMRTEYLRAVLRQDISFFDTQINTGDIMHGIASDVAQIQEVMGEKMAHFVHHIFTFICGYIVGFRRSWRVSLVVFSVTPLTMFCGIVYKAIYGGLTAKEEASYRKAGVIAEQTISSIRTVFSFVAERQLAAKYAQLLQKSAPIGAKIGFAKGAGMGIIYLVTYSTWALAFWYGSILIATNKLDGGAAIACFFGVNVGGRGLALALSYFAQFAQGTVAASRVFSVIDRIPEIDPYSPDGRKLTVVRGRIELKNVSFAYPSRPDSLILHSLNLVFSSTKTLALVGASGGGKTYLGKFIIVLSFNVILVGTITLDGHDLRTLQVKWLRGQIGMVGQEPILFATSILENVMMGKDNVTKEEAIAACIAADAHNFISNLPLGYDTQVGDRGTKLSGGQKQRIALARAIIKDPKILLLDEPTSALDAESESAVQRAMDKISVGRTTIVIAHRIATVKNAHAIVVLENGTAIEMGNHLQLIGKGGTYYNLVKLASEAISRPLSNEHDMQKSNDDSIADVSRYAADISRPKHLKYAQEKKVEIEDEPNKMPKKFRLSEILKLQKPELWMLLLGFFLGMFAGAFLSLFPLVLGISLGVYFDDDTDKMKRDVGHLCLALVCLGFGCILSMTGQQGFCGWAGSKLTLRVRNLLFQSILKQEPGWFDFDKNSTGVLVSRLSIDCVSFRSILGDRFSVLLMGLSSAAVGLGVSFVINWKLTLLAAAVTPFTLGASYVSLLINIGPHVDNNAYAKASNIASGAVSNIRTVTTFSAQEILIKSFDQALSEPQRKSLKSSHIQGLTFGFFQGAMYGAYTLVLWFGARLVDRSEAKLGDVFKIFLILVLSSFSVGQLAGLAPDTSMAATAIPSVQDIINRRPLIGNDKSIRSKKVEDRLKSPFKIEFKMVTFAYPSRPAVTVLRDFSLKVKGGSTVALVGPSGSGKSTIIWLIQRFYDPNKGKVMLSGVDLMEIDVKWLRRQMALVGQEPALFSGSIRENITFGDPNASWAEIEAAAKEAYIHKFISGLPQGYETQVGQSGVQLSGGQKQRIAIARAILKKSRVVLLDEASSALDLESEKHIQYALKKVSKEATTIIVAHRLSTIREADNIVVMKDGGVAEYGSHDTLMTSHQNGLYASLVRSETEANAFA; from the exons ATGACTGATGCTTCATTTGAGAGTGAGACGGAGTATTACACCCCAAACCATCACAAACGATACTATCCAACACCAGTAAGCCATCACAACGTCTTTGGCTCGGAGTCTTTCACAATGTCCACCTCTCAAACTCAACGCAAAGCCGCCAGCTCTAGAAGAGTTCGCCCCAACAGAATTCCCACGACGCCTTTCGCTTCGGATGATGATCATTCGTGGCAAGGAGAGGTTTCTTGGAAGTTCGAGGCCAGGGGATGGCAAGAGTACAGCGCACGCATGGGCTCTGTTCTGAATCTATGGCCAGTCGACTCCCCATTTGAACACAGCCGCGTGTTTCGTCAGTCGGCCAATGACTACTTCCTTTCACAAACTAGTCGATTCAAAGGCCACTCAGGCTCAACTTATCATAATGAGCATTCCGTCTACGGAAGAGTTGAGCTCCAGAGCTATGTTGCCGGGGACAGTGACCTTAGCGAGTCTCGTGGTTTCTCTAAAACAAAGGTCATAAAAGAAAGAGATAGCATAATAAGAAACAAGACTAGTCCGTTGGCCAAAGAAGACGAGCTCAGTTGGATAGACTATAGCATCTCTGATAAAGAAATTGGTGGGTATCACGCTGAATTCTCTTATACTAAACATGACCACCGTGGCAAGCATGGCGACAGTTACAGACTACCATCAGCCGTAGATAAATTCGGTACCCCGAGTTATGGTGTTGACAAGGTTACAGGGTATGAGTATGATGAAGAGGGCGAGGAGGAATTGGATGAGGAAGATGCAGGGCCTCCAAAGACAATTGGGTTGTTTCGGCTATTTAGGTATGCAACAAAGTGGGATTGGGTTCTTGTACTTGTAGGTTGTTTAGGTGCTTTCATAGATGGAGGCTCACTTCCTTTTTATTCTTATCTTTTTGGAGAATTGGTCAATAAGATTTCACAAAATGGGAATAATAAGCAAATGATGGAGGATGTAGAGAAG ATATGCATATATATGACCGGGTTGGCTGCAGTTGTTTCGGTTGGAGCATATTTGC AGATCGCATGTTGGAGGTTAGTGGGCGAGAGATCTGCTCAAAGAATGAGGACGGAGTATTTAAGAGCAGTTCTTCGACAGGATATTAGTTTTTTTGATACACAGATCAACACTGGTGATATTATGCATGGAATAGCCAGTGATGTTGCACAAATCCAAGAAGTTATGGGAGAGAAG ATGGCTCACTTTGTTCATCATATATTTACATTTATATGTGGCTACATAGTTGGATTTAGAAGATCGTGGAGAGTCTCTTTGGTGGTATTCTCAGTCACCCCATTAACAATGTTTTGTGGTATAGTCTACAAAGCAATTTATGGTGGTCTAACAGCAAAAGAAGAA GCTTCTTACAGGAAAGCTGGTGTTATTGCGGAACAAACGATCAGTTCAATTAGGACAGTGTTTTCTTTTGTTGCGGAAAGGCAATTGGCAGCAAAATATGCTCAATTACTACAAAAATCAGCCCCAATAGGCGCAAAAATTGGTTTTGCCAAGGGTGCAGGCATGGGCATTATCTATTTAGTAACATATTCGACATGGGCCTTGGCATTTTGGTATGGCTCCATCTTAATTGCCACGAACAAACTTGATGGGGGTGCAGCTATTGCTTGTTTCTTTGGTGTCAATGTAGGAGGAAG AGGTCTAGCATTGGCGCTGTCATATTTTGCACAATTTGCACAAGGTACTGTTGCAGCAAGTCGTGTATTCTCTGTTATAGACAGAATTCCTGAGATTGATCCATATAGCCCTGACGGAAGGAAGCTTACTGTTGTCCGTGGTAGAATTGAGTTAAAAAATGTTAGTTTTGCATACCCATCTCGTCCTGATTCTCTGATACTTCATTCCCTTAATTTAGTATTTTCATCGACAAAAACTTTGGCACTGGTTGGTGCTAGTGGAGGGG GAAAAACCTACCTAGGGAAATTTATCATTGTGCTTTCTTTCAATGTTATCCTTGTAGGGACGATAACCTTGGACGGCCATGATTTGAGGACGTTGCAAGTCAAGTGGCTAAGAGGTCAAATTGGGATGGTTGGTCAAGAGCCAATCCTCTTTGCAACCTCCATACTAGAAAACGTTATGATGGGGAAAGATAATGTCACTAAGGAGGAGGCAATTGCTGCTTGCATTGCTGCAGATGCTCACAATTTCATATCTAACTTACCACTTGGCTATGACACTCAG GTCGGAGATAGGGGCACAAAACTATCAGGTGGTCAAAAGCAGAGAATCGCACTGGCTCGAGCAATAATCAAAGATCCTAAAATCCTTCTTTTAGACGAACCTACCAGCGCTCTTGATGCTGAGTCAGAGTCTGCAGTCCAACGAGCCATGGACAAGATTTCTGTGGGTCGAACAACCATTGTCATTGCTCATAGGATAGCTACTGTAAAGAATGCTCATGCCATCGTGGTCCTCGAAAATGGTACTGCCATTGAGATGGGTAACCATCTCCAGCTTATAGGGAAAGGGGGAACCTACTATAACCTTGTCAAACTCGCCAGCGAGGCCATATCAAGGCCTCTCTCTAATGAACATGACATGCAAAAATCCAATGACGACTCAATTGCTGATGTATCAAGATATGCAGCAGATATCTCGAGGCCTAAACATTTAAAATACGCTCAGGAGAAAAAAGTAGAGATCGAAGACGAGCCAAACAAAATGCCAAAAAAATTTAGACTTTCTGAGATATTGAAATTGCAAAAGCCAGAGctttggatgctacttttagGATTCTTTCTGGGTATGTTTGCAGGCGCTTTTCTGTCTCTTTTTCCTTTGGTTTTAGGCATATCTCTTGGGGTATATTTTGATGATGACACTGATAAGATGAAGAGAGATGTTGGACACCTTTGTTTAGCACTTGTTTGTCTTGGATTCGGTTGTATTCTTTCCATGACAGGACAACAAGGATTTTGTGGTTGGGCAGGATCAAAGCTTACACTAAGGGTTAGAAACCTCTTGTTCCAGTCCATCTTGAAACAAGAACCCGGGTggtttgattttgataaaaactCGACTGGAGTGTTAGTGTCAAGGCTCTCCATTGATTGTGTCAGCTTTCGTTCAATACTTGGTGATCGATTCTCAGTCCTTCTTATGGGGTTGAGTTCAGCAGCCGTCGGTCTTGGTGTTTCCTTTGTCATCAATTGGAAACTAACCCTTTTGGCGGCTGCTGTTACTCCCTTTACTCTTGGTGCAAGTTATGTAAGCTTGCTTATAAATATTGGACCACATGTTGATAACAATGCATATGCCAAAGCTAGCAATATTGCTTCTGGTGCAGTATCAAACATAAGAACGGTTACCACGTTTTCTGCCCAGGAAATATTAATTAAGTCCTTTGATCAAGCCTTATCAGAACCTCAAAGGAAATCATTGAAAAGTTCGCACATTCAAGGTCTAACATTTGGGTTCTTTCAAGGTGCCATGTATGGAGCGTACACCTTGGTTCTTTGGTTTGGTGCCAGACTTGTAGATCGTAGCGAAGCGAAGTTGGGAGATGTTTTTAAGATCTTTCTCATTCTTGTTTTGAGCTCATTTTCTGTGGGACAACTAGCTGGTTTAGCACCAGATACTTCTATGGCGGCCACAGCAATCCCTTCTGTTCAAGATATCATAAACCGGAGGCCGCTGATAGGGAACGATAAGTcaataagaagcaagaaagtaGAAGATCGATTAAAGTCGCCTTTCAAAATAGAATTCAAAATGGTCACATTTGCATACCCATCTAGGCCTGCAGTTACAGTGCTAAGGGATTTCTCTTTGAAGGTCAAAGGTGGAAGCACCGTGGCCTTGGTAGGACCCAGTGGATCAGGAAAATCAACCATCATATGGTTGATACAGAGGTTCTATGATCCAAATAAAGGAAAAGTGATGCTAAGTGGGGTAGACCTTATGGAAATTGATGTTAAGTGGTTAAGGAGGCAAATGGCTTTAGTGGGTCAAGAACCAGCACTGTTTTCTGGGAGTATAAGGGAGAACATTACCTTTGGGGACCCAAATGCGTCATGGGCTGAAATTGAAGCAGCTGCAAAAGAAGCTTACATCCACAAATTCATTAGTGGCCTTCCTCAAGGTTATGAGACCCAG GTTGGTCAAAGCGGGGTCCAACTATCAGGTGGCCAAAAACAACGAATTGCAATAGCAAGGGCTATACTGAAGAAATCAAGGGTGGTTCTACTTGATGAAGCAAGCAGTGCTTTGGACTTGGAGTCAGAGAAACACATCCAATATGCCCTTAAGAAagtttccaaggaagcaacaacCATCATTGTAGCCCATCGTCTATCGACAATTAGAGAAGCTGACAACATAGTGGTTATGAAAGATGGGGGAGTAGCAGAGTATGGAAGTCATGACACACTCATGACTTCCCATCAAAATGGTCTGTATGCTAGCCTAGTTCGATCTGAGACCGAAGCCAATGCCTTTGCTTGA